The following proteins are encoded in a genomic region of Alphaproteobacteria bacterium:
- a CDS encoding alpha/beta fold hydrolase encodes SNRFSDPDFEKSYWRSAEAYKAEFEKRQREAMKSADEPQKVDPGERGEISTNPQNPDYPDRGNFAEKLWGPRAKAKPFVDEPRKGTYYFGGAGMDGAYIGDMVKAMQENGVVNTQAVDRTKWSTHEKIDAPLTLLRRNRDRADTDFSQFGKDGKQFNMVGYSHGGLQAAQAAADYASVGGKVDHLVLVGTPVSQEFLNKLKSNPNIGKVIVKDIEGQGDPIRAGMGAGELVMSLPKLVEDRRIGDEQGRNLGHFYYAGEDAIGKLRRRELAKQLYDWGLR; translated from the coding sequence AATCCAATCGCTTCAGCGATCCGGACTTCGAGAAAAGCTATTGGCGCAGCGCCGAAGCCTACAAAGCCGAGTTTGAGAAGCGGCAGCGGGAAGCTATGAAATCGGCGGATGAGCCGCAGAAAGTCGATCCCGGAGAAAGGGGCGAAATCTCGACCAATCCGCAAAACCCGGACTATCCCGACCGGGGTAACTTCGCCGAGAAACTTTGGGGTCCAAGGGCAAAGGCAAAGCCCTTTGTGGACGAGCCGCGCAAAGGAACATATTATTTTGGTGGTGCCGGAATGGATGGCGCCTATATCGGCGATATGGTGAAGGCCATGCAGGAAAACGGTGTCGTGAATACCCAGGCGGTTGACCGAACGAAATGGTCAACTCACGAGAAGATCGATGCCCCCTTGACCCTGCTGCGCCGCAATCGCGACAGAGCCGACACCGACTTTTCCCAATTCGGCAAGGATGGCAAGCAGTTCAACATGGTCGGCTATTCGCATGGCGGCTTGCAGGCCGCTCAGGCGGCAGCCGATTATGCGAGCGTTGGCGGCAAGGTGGATCACCTAGTGCTGGTCGGCACGCCGGTCAGCCAGGAGTTCCTGAACAAGCTGAAAAGCAATCCCAACATCGGCAAGGTCATCGTGAAGGATATCGAAGGCCAGGGCGATCCCATCCGGGCTGGCATGGGGGCTGGCGAATTGGTCATGTCCTTGCCGAAGCTGGTTGAGGACCGAAGGATAGGGGATGAGCAAGGCAGAAACCTCGGACATTTCTATTATGCCGGTGAGGACGCGATTGGAAAGTTGCGTCGCAGGGAATTGGCGAAACAACTCTATGACTGGGGGTTGCGATGA